CTGTGCCAGCACTCAATATGCTGGCTCACAGTCTGATTGACCTCGATTTGTCACACAACCCGCTGAACAGCTTTGCTCTTTTTTCATCGTCTATCTCCCTCCCGAATCTCCAGAACCTGACCCTTACCTCGACCGGCCTCGCCACCATGGAGCCTATCTTAACTAACCTTTCGGCCCCACTACTCACCTTTCTAGACGTCTCCATCAACCGCCTTACCGGCAATGTTCCCGCGGCTCGCCAGATGTACCCCAATCTAAAGACCTTCATTGCCGCCGATAACCAGTTCGATAACCTGGAATTCGAGGCAGTCCAAGGCCTCCAGGTCTTAGACGTTGGAAACAACAACATTAACGCTCTTCCACCGAAGGTCGGCTTGCTGAGAGCAGAGGGATCCAGCAAGAACTGGGGCGGCGGATCGGCTTTGAGACGATTTGAGGTCGCTGGCAATACGTTCCGGGTTCCAAGATGGCAGACTGTTGCGAAGGGTACGGATGCGGTTTTGGAGTGGTTAAAGGATCGGATTTCGACTGATGAGCTTCGTGAGTTGGAGTCAGATGAAGAGGGGGATTTTGAGGAATAAGCGAGTCCGCTTTAAGGTAGGCTAGATGGTTGTACTTGGCCGTCGTCTTTGGATGTGGCTATATTCCTTGTTCCACATTTTATGTGTAAATATTCTGAAGCGGGCATTTGCGCTTCTGTTGTTTCTTGCATATTTTCGGGATTAATAATATATGTACTACTAATTGGATATAGACAAAACATAGCAAATTCAAAATTTGGAGAATTTGTAGACGTGCACCAGGCTATGCGTTTGCTTTATTCGTATCTAAGACTCCATGATCGCACTAGCTTGTCTCATCAATCGACTTGCTAACCTCATCCACAACCTTTAGCCAAGTTTTCGACCAAGTCGTAAACTTGTCCACTGTGCCCTCTGCTCCCCAAGGAGCCTTTACCAGGCCAACAGCCTTCGCAGCATCATCTTTGATCTTGCCCAGGAACCGTGTATGCTTTTCCCAGTTTGCTTCGTACAGCGCACCTGCTACCTCGTCGATATCCTCGGGGATGGAATATAAGTTGACCATAAGGGACTCGATTTTGCGGACATTGGCATTAGACGCGACGGGAGCATTACCGGCATTCTTCAACCGATTCGTGGAGATGGCGGGGAAGATTTGCGCAACGGGTTTGAGAACACGGAGAGTCGACTTCTTGCGAGCGTGCGAAATAGCCgtatcctcgtcctcatcatcattctCATCACTCTCGTCGTCACCGGCACCCTTCCCGTCCTCACCCAGCAAATCATCGAAgaaatcatcatcttcatcaggATCCCACTCCTCGATCTCCTCaaccgcatccttcacaaGATCCCTCCATTGCTCAACACGCCGGATCACAAACCCCACAACCCCCTTCGTCGCAACATCAACAAGGACATCGCACGCATCCCAAACCCGACCCGTCGCAACAGTCACAACATCCTTCTCCGCCTGTGAGAgatcctcttctttcttcccttcACTCTGTGCTTTATCATTCTTATCCGCGACACCCTTAACTTCACCAATCAGCGCAGCTAGCTCTTTTAGTGCTGCCTTCGCCAGTATCTGAATCTCAGCGTGGAACGCCTTCGTAAAGTCATCCGGGTTCACGAGTAACGCAGCCGTAACAAGCGACGGAAGCACGGATTCATTCAACGCGCTAAGCACCGTACAAATAGCAGAACGCGTAAATGGCGCCGTGATAGTAAGGAGCGAAAGTTTCGTAACTTGTGAGTGTAAAGCATGCGAGGAGGCTGTTAGGAGGGACAGAGCGTCATCTTTTCTCTTCGCATCGTCCGTGTCGTTGGGAACGGGTTTTTGGGGCGGGGAGTAGATGATGGTTTGGAATTGGTCGAGGAGGGTGAGGCTTGTTGTTAGGACGAGGGAGAGTTTTTGGGGCATTTTGGCTGGTGGTGCGCGTGGTATTGTCGGGTGTTGAGTAGAGGAATAACTCTAGATGGTTGATGTTGGATGCGGCGGGAGAGAAATTTCGGAGGGACTGCGGGGCTGCTGATTAGGGCTTGGCGGGGTCACCTGCAAGGACCTTGCCTCACAGCGAATTACTGCTGGACATATGTGAGTCAACTAGTATTATAAATGAACAGCTATTCTTAAATGATTTAATTCATGCTGAGGTATTTTAGTATAAGATATTCTAATGAAAATGTCCTATGGCGGAACGCGGATTGCTCACTTGTAGGCAAGAAGCGCAGTGATAAGATAATAATCTATACTCCATGCTATTCCCCTGAAAATGGTACCAATAATCAAACGAAACACTATATAGAAGAGAAACCAAAAAGTTCAGCATGCAAAATCTCGAATGCCTCGTAGTGCCCTAATCAAGAGCCCTAGTTTCCTAATCGGACCATGATCGGGGAAACGTTTAGCTTCAGCTCCGATCTCCGTCGTCAGAAGCTGTCAGGTCAATTGCAGCACTCCAGCGCAACTTTTCGAATTTATCTCTTATTATGATTTCAAAATAAGAGTTTAATATCGCAACCAGAATTGATTCATCATGGGGACTACAAAACCCCGCCTCCCAAACAAATCCTCAACCACCGAAGCGCGAGCGCGATCCCTCCCGGAGAAGACCTTCATCATCGACAATGGCGCATACACCATGAAAGCAGGCTATGCGCCTGAATCTCCTCCCTCAGAAGAGCCACTATCAACCTGCAACACAATACCAAATACAATCGCAAAAACACGTGGAAACCGCATCTACATCGGCTCACAGCTCAACGCGCAACCCACAGACCTGAATGAGATGATGTTCCGGCGCCCGGTGGAAAAGGGATACATCGTGAACTGGGAAGCACAGAAAGAGATTTGGGAGCATTCGTTTTTCGATGAAAAGACGGTGCGGAGTAAGGAGTTTAGGATTGCGAGTCCCGAGGAAACGACGTTGGTGCTTACGGAGGCGCCGAATGCTTTGCCGGTGCTGCAGAAGAATGCGGATGAGATGGTTATGGAGGAGTGGGGTTTCGGGGGGTATTTGCGATGCGTGGGTAAGGATAGGAATATGGAAAGTGTTCTTTTCTGAGATCGGTT
This Aspergillus chevalieri M1 DNA, chromosome 3, nearly complete sequence DNA region includes the following protein-coding sequences:
- a CDS encoding uncharacterized protein (COG:S;~EggNog:ENOG410PR60;~InterPro:IPR026907;~PFAM:PF13324;~SECRETED:SignalP(1-21);~go_process: GO:0051726 - regulation of cell cycle [Evidence IEA]) gives rise to the protein MPQKLSLVLTTSLTLLDQFQTIIYSPPQKPVPNDTDDAKRKDDALSLLTASSHALHSQVTKLSLLTITAPFTRSAICTVLSALNESVLPSLVTAALLVNPDDFTKAFHAEIQILAKAALKELAALIGEVKGVADKNDKAQSEGKKEEDLSQAEKDVVTVATGRVWDACDVLVDVATKGVVGFVIRRVEQWRDLVKDAVEEIEEWDPDEDDDFFDDLLGEDGKGAGDDESDENDDEDEDTAISHARKKSTLRVLKPVAQIFPAISTNRLKNAGNAPVASNANVRKIESLMVNLYSIPEDIDEVAGALYEANWEKHTRFLGKIKDDAAKAVGLVKAPWGAEGTVDKFTTWSKTWLKVVDEVSKSIDETS